From Fibrobacter sp. UWR2, the proteins below share one genomic window:
- a CDS encoding NADH-quinone oxidoreductase subunit N, whose protein sequence is MLDLYNSTFIIPDLLLLLFPFIVIGSRLFCTAQSKVPWRIANFGFVAIFIVLNFIPLASGEGRFFISNWRIDDFGVLMREVFLISAILGIWFAKDYFEHGADGKPQMHQIAEFIGAIAFATFGGVTVVSACDMLTFFLGLEIATIPMYALTAWNKKDQLGSEAATKYILMGSVATAFELFGFSYLYGFAGSLHFGDIQQAVAAGTSPLLWVAVLFLFCGIGFKLTLFPFYTWAPDVYEGAPTPVTAVLSVTSKATAIAFLVVLVFGPFAPIQEQIAPFIALLAGTTLFVGNLGALKQSRLRRFMAYSSIAQAGYIMVALLGPATTAKTAIVYYLFVYAVSNYLAFFIFGIIGHHREETFASLRGLSKQNPSLAIALAISMFSLAGIPPLAGFFGKFHLFFSGASTGHYMLVAFAVLNNVLALFYYIQLIKSAWVEDYDGHLSPLRLTRRQRGVIVALSIAVVALGFIPFLSNNIFAGFSF, encoded by the coding sequence ATGCTAGACTTATACAATTCAACGTTTATTATTCCCGACCTGCTGCTGTTGCTGTTCCCGTTCATCGTCATCGGGAGCCGACTCTTCTGCACCGCGCAGTCGAAAGTCCCTTGGCGTATTGCAAACTTCGGTTTTGTGGCCATCTTCATCGTGCTGAACTTTATCCCGCTCGCAAGCGGAGAAGGCCGATTCTTCATCAGCAACTGGCGCATCGACGATTTCGGCGTGCTCATGCGCGAAGTGTTCCTCATTAGCGCTATTCTGGGCATCTGGTTTGCAAAGGACTACTTCGAGCACGGAGCCGATGGCAAGCCGCAAATGCACCAGATTGCGGAATTCATTGGCGCCATCGCGTTCGCCACCTTCGGCGGCGTGACGGTCGTGTCGGCATGCGACATGCTCACCTTCTTCCTCGGGCTCGAAATCGCGACCATCCCAATGTACGCGCTCACCGCATGGAACAAGAAGGACCAGCTCGGAAGCGAGGCCGCAACCAAGTACATCCTGATGGGGTCCGTCGCGACCGCCTTCGAACTTTTCGGCTTCAGTTACCTCTACGGTTTTGCAGGCTCGCTGCACTTTGGCGACATCCAGCAGGCCGTCGCCGCGGGCACCAGCCCCCTCCTGTGGGTTGCCGTGCTGTTCCTCTTCTGCGGAATCGGATTCAAGCTCACCCTGTTCCCGTTCTACACCTGGGCTCCGGACGTTTACGAAGGCGCTCCGACACCCGTCACGGCAGTCCTTTCCGTAACCTCGAAGGCTACCGCAATCGCATTCCTCGTGGTGCTCGTATTCGGCCCCTTCGCCCCGATACAGGAACAGATCGCCCCGTTCATAGCGCTCCTTGCAGGAACCACTCTTTTCGTGGGTAACCTCGGCGCCTTAAAGCAGAGCAGGCTCCGCCGGTTCATGGCATACAGTTCCATCGCTCAGGCGGGCTACATCATGGTGGCTCTCCTCGGGCCTGCGACAACGGCAAAGACGGCCATCGTCTACTACCTGTTCGTCTATGCGGTCTCGAACTACCTCGCATTCTTCATCTTCGGGATTATCGGGCACCACCGCGAAGAAACGTTCGCATCGCTACGCGGGCTTTCGAAGCAGAACCCGAGCCTAGCCATCGCACTTGCGATTTCGATGTTCAGCCTTGCAGGCATTCCGCCACTTGCCGGTTTCTTCGGCAAGTTCCACCTGTTCTTTAGCGGGGCATCCACGGGCCACTACATGCTTGTCGCATTCGCTGTCCTGAACAACGTACTCGCCCTGTTCTATTACATACAACTCATCAAGAGTGCGTGGGTCGAAGATTACGACGGCCACTTAAGTCCGCTCCGTCTTACGCGGCGCCAGCGCGGAGTGATTGTAGCACTCAGCATTGCCGTTGTCGCCCTGGGGTTCATCCCGTTCCTCAGCAACAACATCTTTGCAGGGTTCTCCTTCTAG
- the hisB gene encoding imidazoleglycerol-phosphate dehydratase HisB: protein MRVSKISRKTGETDIQLSLNLDEASRGVVNSGNGFLDHMLDLFQVHGGFRLDLTCKGDTNVDMHHSMEDIAIVLGQALVECLGDKKGIERYGFYFVPMDEALSRVCVDFSNRIGFVWNVNLPAAMAGGIEASMFEHFFKSLAENARMNLHVELFYGSDNHHCLESIFKAFARAVAMAVAPSRNVKGVPSSKGVL, encoded by the coding sequence ATGCGCGTTTCTAAAATATCCAGAAAGACGGGCGAAACCGATATCCAGCTTTCGCTGAATCTTGATGAAGCTTCGCGCGGTGTCGTGAATTCCGGCAACGGATTCCTTGACCACATGCTCGATCTCTTCCAGGTACATGGTGGTTTCCGCCTGGACCTTACCTGCAAGGGCGATACGAATGTGGATATGCACCACAGCATGGAAGATATTGCAATCGTGTTAGGCCAAGCGCTCGTGGAATGCCTGGGCGACAAGAAAGGTATCGAACGTTACGGATTCTACTTCGTTCCGATGGACGAGGCGCTTTCCCGTGTATGCGTGGACTTCAGCAACCGTATCGGATTCGTGTGGAACGTGAATCTCCCGGCGGCAATGGCAGGCGGTATTGAAGCCTCCATGTTCGAACACTTCTTCAAGAGCCTTGCCGAGAATGCGCGCATGAACCTGCACGTGGAACTTTTCTACGGTAGCGATAACCACCACTGCCTCGAAAGCATCTTCAAGGCTTTCGCTCGTGCAGTCGCTATGGCGGTCGCTCCGAGCCGTAACGTGAAGGGAGTGCCCAGCAGCAAGGGTGTCCTTTAA